AGTTGGAATTGAACCCCAGGGAAGCCATATCGCAACTTGCCAAAAAATTGGGAACAAACAGGGCAAATGTGAGCAAAAGAATGCAATCACTTCTGGAAAAAGGAATTATCCGAATCGTAAGTAGGCCGGATCTCTCCGCACTGGGGTATAAAATATGGATAACGATACGGCTGAAAGTCGATCCGTCCAGGATCGATAGAATTGTGGAAACCCTGTGTGGCTATCCGAATGTGACGCAGGTCATGATGCTTACGGGGATGTTCGAACTGGGCATCGCGGCGGTATTCAAAGACCGGGATGAAGTGTATGATTTCTTGGAGAATAAACTGGGAAAAATTCCCGGGGTGATGAGGCATGAGACGATGATGAATTTGAAGAACTACAAGCGTGCTTTTGGGTTGCCTCCCCTGCGCGATAGTAGATAATGGGCGAAAGCCCTGCAGCCTTGGCGGCAGCCACGTGGCCCGCGATCCTCGCTCCGCCGAATATTGCTGCGAACACTGTAATCCTTCAATAATCGCTTTGAACCGGCGGGCGTGTTAATGCATTTGTACCCTCATCGCATTTGATGAATTGCAAAGTCTTTTTGTCTGTGCCACCTTTTCCTCCAGTTTATCTTACACGATAACCATCACCCTTTGGGCAAGATTGTCGACTTTTCTGTAGTACCTCTGTCAATCTCATCACGTGTGGCGCTTGGCTCAACGGGCATGAGCTGAATGTGATTTGGATGAATCAATTTCGCCGCTGTCAGACTAATCGCGTGAAGCATGGCATGCGTAATGCCACAGACTAATTCATACTGCACTCATATCGTACATGAATATCGTGCATGTTGATATTTTTAAAAAAGTGTCATAAAATACTCTACGGTTTAAACCAAAACCCGAACTTAGACAAGAAATGGAACAACGATTTAGGGCCGGTCCAGTTCAATGTGCTTCAGCTAGCCTCCAGTGTCTCCGTGAATCATTGCATCTGTTTGAGCTTGAACACGTATCGTCGGAGAACGCTGGAGTCATTGAATTGAAGCTGGCGCCATGGGGTGGAGTGGATGTTTGCCTTGTTCGTGATCAGAGTTCTATCTCGATGGCAGTGTGGCGTAACAGAGGCGATAAAACAGATGACATCAAACGTTTCCTCACCAGGAAGAAAGGAGTCAAACTCAGTAGATACAATTTAGACCATGATTCTGCACCGTAAACGAAACAGTCTGAGATGTAAATCTAGGCAAATCTAAAAATACACCGGCGCTGCTCAGCGCGGAAAGGAAAGGGATTCAACATGATAGAGAAGGTTCTATTAGGTACCTGGGGCTTCATAGAGAAGCGAGCCAAGCTGGTATTGATCCTTGCAGCGATTCTACTGATCGTTGCCTTAATGGGAGCCAAGCAAGTCGAGAAGTCCAACACTTATTCAGACTACATGAAGACGAGTTCACAGGAATATAAGGACTTGATAAGGCTGGATGAAAATTTCAGTAGCGACCAGATTATCATCATCCTGGAAGGTGCCAGCACCGCCGCGATTGTAAGTGATCAGAATCTGGCGGCGATGAAAACATTCGAGGACACCTTCTATGAATTGAATGCAGAGGGCCAAAAGGTGCCGATTGACAATGTGCAGTTTGTCATGACACCTGAGTATGTTATCAGCGCGGCAAAGGCTAAAGCAGCTGCCGCAGACCCTCAGGCTGTCCTTCCACCGAACGAATCCTATGTGATCGATCCCGCCACCGGGAAACTGAACGGGAGCGGAAGAGGCGTTTTCTTCAATGAGACAAACGGCATGATCGTATTGTCGATGAAGGGAGGGCTTGACGACGATCAGAAACACGAACTCATCAAAGAAGCCGAAAATACCATGGAAGCGGCCGGTTTTGAGAATGTCACTATAACGGTCACCGGTTCTCCCATGGTGCTGGATTACCAGATACAGAACATTCCGAAAACCGTCAGCAAGATTATGGGGATCGCCATTATCTCCATGTTCATCATTGTGGCGCTTCTGTTCAAAACCAGGGGTTCTTTCGCCTGGCGATGGTTAGCCGTGGGCGTTGTCGGTCTGGCGGTGATCTTTACTATGGGCGTCATGGGCTTCATAGGCTTGGATACCACCACCGTTTCCCTGGCAGTATATCCCATATTGTTCGGGTTGGGCGCGGATTACTGCATCCAGTTCCATAATCGTTATGATGAGGAACAGCGAAAAGGGCTATCGGCATCCCAGAGCGTAAAGAACACTCTTTCTCACATCGGCCCTGCCCTGGTTATCGCCATGGCCGTTGCCGTTGCCGGTTTTGCCTCTGTGCTGCTTTCCAATTCACCTATGGTAGTGGGCTTTGGCAAAATGCTTATCATAGGCGTGGTCATGTGTCTGGTGGTTTCGGTCGGAGTACTGCTCCCCATCCTCTACCTGAAGGATAGAAAGAACGATGCCACCAACAAGCCGGAACCGCTGAAAGATACAAACATCGATAAACTAGCGTCATGGATTGCTCACAAAGCGGTGAAGTATGTCGCCATTCTCCTGGTTATCGCCGTAGGATTATCGGCCTTCGGTTGGCTCCAGGAATCCAAACTTGAGGGTGGGGTCGGGTATAAGGACGGCCTAAGAGCCGACTCGTCAACAATGAAGGACCTGGAGAAGTTGTTGAAATTGTCCGGAGGAACCAGTTCCTCGGATCTGA
The sequence above is a segment of the Dehalococcoidia bacterium genome. Coding sequences within it:
- a CDS encoding Lrp/AsnC family transcriptional regulator: MIGELELNPREAISQLAKKLGTNRANVSKRMQSLLEKGIIRIVSRPDLSALGYKIWITIRLKVDPSRIDRIVETLCGYPNVTQVMMLTGMFELGIAAVFKDRDEVYDFLENKLGKIPGVMRHETMMNLKNYKRAFGLPPLRDSR
- a CDS encoding MMPL family transporter; amino-acid sequence: MIEKVLLGTWGFIEKRAKLVLILAAILLIVALMGAKQVEKSNTYSDYMKTSSQEYKDLIRLDENFSSDQIIIILEGASTAAIVSDQNLAAMKTFEDTFYELNAEGQKVPIDNVQFVMTPEYVISAAKAKAAAADPQAVLPPNESYVIDPATGKLNGSGRGVFFNETNGMIVLSMKGGLDDDQKHELIKEAENTMEAAGFENVTITVTGSPMVLDYQIQNIPKTVSKIMGIAIISMFIIVALLFKTRGSFAWRWLAVGVVGLAVIFTMGVMGFIGLDTTTVSLAVYPILFGLGADYCIQFHNRYDEEQRKGLSASQSVKNTLSHIGPALVIAMAVAVAGFASVLLSNSPMVVGFGKMLIIGVVMCLVVSVGVLLPILYLKDRKNDATNKPEPLKDTNIDKLASWIAHKAVKYVAILLVIAVGLSAFGWLQESKLEGGVGYKDGLRADSSTMKDLEKLLKLSGGTSSSDLILTVPEGKSVLEPSIMQWVMDREKELLANYGAKTNPGHFAGSASSIGDFFVRTMGALPKDAATADAILKKMDQRNWINSVSVDRTQMHISTKAVSAEAQDKAVMNDDNRKVFANPPEGTEVILTGTTLQNPKMLKDIEDGRTKFTYIGLGFIIAMLLICFRFKVSRVLVAVLPVILILGWSTAIMYARGMHITTVMAVMPAQVMGIGVEFTVLILMRYYEERDKGGLPMDSMVTAMSRIGRAIIVSGTMVAIGFGSMWFAFDYPKLSAFGWITICDMILILLSSLVLLPGIVVKFDDWRDRNKKVAVPVK